The DNA region TTAACGAATGGCGATCAGGTGACGGATAGCGGCGACAACCTTGCTGCCTTGATGCAGCGGTCCCTTGGCGGCGACTCGCAAGCCTATGCCATGCTGCTGAAAGAGACGGCACGACTGCTGCGTCCCTTTCTGCTGAAGCGTCTATACTCGAGCAACGAAGTCGACGACGTGCTGCAGGAGATCCTGATCTCCGTGCACAAGGCGCGCCATACCTACGACGGCGAGCGGCCGTACAAGCCTTGGGTGTATGCCATCGCAAAATTCCGCCTGCAGGATCATCTGCGCGCGCATTACGCCGACCGGCTGCACGACGCCGAGGATCTGTCCGAGCTGGAAGAAGTACTGCCGGATGACGCCGTCGAACCCGGTTTCGACTACGAATCCATCCGCGCCGAGGTCGCCAGGCTGCCGGAGAAACAGGCAACCATCCTGCAATTGATGCACCACGATGGTTACACTGCCAGGGAAGTCGCCGCCAGGACCGGCATGACCGAATCGGCGGTCAAGGTCGCGGCGCACCGCGCCTACAAAGTGTTGAGAATGAGACTGGAAAGATAATGGCCAATATCGACGACCTTGTTGCGGATCTCGCACAGCAAGCAGGTACGGTGAAGCCTGCGCCGCATCCCTACAGGCTGAGCCTGCAATGGATAGGCGCCGCCGCCGCCTACCTCGCGCTGTCGCTCGCACTCTCCGGCGTGCGGCCCGACCTGGCGGAAAAGCTGCACAACATCTGGTTCGCTGCCGAGATCCTTTCCCTGCTCGCCGTC from Sideroxyarcus emersonii includes:
- a CDS encoding sigma-70 family RNA polymerase sigma factor, which translates into the protein MSTMAGYYSPVYLTNGDQVTDSGDNLAALMQRSLGGDSQAYAMLLKETARLLRPFLLKRLYSSNEVDDVLQEILISVHKARHTYDGERPYKPWVYAIAKFRLQDHLRAHYADRLHDAEDLSELEEVLPDDAVEPGFDYESIRAEVARLPEKQATILQLMHHDGYTAREVAARTGMTESAVKVAAHRAYKVLRMRLER